The genomic DNA ATATCGTTTCTGTTCTCGGCGAGGTGCTTGCGCATCCCGAGCGCCTTGGCGATCAGGTTGCGGAGGTCCTCGGGGATATCCTGTTCGAGCTCGTTCTCTTTGAGGATCTCACCGATCTTCTTGCCGGTCACAAGCTTCGCATCGGGTACGCCGTACTTGTCGCGCAGGATAAATCCGATCTCGCTGCTGGATTTGCCTTTTTTGCGGAGATCGACAACGGTCTTGACGACTTCGTCCGCCGACATCCCGCACCATTCGGGTGATTCGGTGCGGTATGGGGCGACAGAGCCGGACTTGCCTCTCCGCCGTGCATGCATTCGTGCCATGTTCTACCTCTAAATAGACAGCGTAAGTCCAGAAAAGAGCAGTATGAACTACTGACTTTTCTGTAATCCCGAGCCACTCCGGGCAGTGCCGTTCGGCACGTCGGACTTACAGCAGCCAGCACCAGACAGTGCTGATTATATATTCCCGGTCTGAGGTCTTAAGCCTGACGGCAGAACAAAACCGAAATATATATCGTCTGAAATGAACGGATCACCCATAGGCACCGGTTGATGACGTCTGAGCGCCCCCTCATCAGCGGATCGGATCGACAGAAGGCGATTCTGCTCTCTGTCGCCGCAGCGGGAGCGCTGGCCATGACGGCATGGGCGGCGGCAACCGGGGTGACCGTGGTCATCGGGCATCTTCTGTATGTGCCGGTTATTCTCGCCGTCCTGTGGTACCGCTGGCGGGGCATGTATGTGGTGATCGCCCTTGCGGTGATCTATTCCCTGATCATCTTGGTGTTTTACGGATTTTCGACCACCTTTGTTGAGGGGATTCTGCGTATGCTGGTGACGGTCGCCATCTCGCTCATCCTTGCGGTGCTCTCCGAGCGGGTGACGGCGCTGGCACGCGACTATCCCGGCATCTTCCAGCACGGGGGGGTGGGTTTTCTCATCGTCGATAAGGAGCGGATGACGGTGACCGATATCAACCGCACCGCTGCGGCGATGATCGGTTTTCATCCGGAGGATGTTATCGGTCGCATATTCTCCTCCCTGTTTGCAGATGCACAAGCCGGGCGAGAGGTTTCGGAGATGCTGAGGCAGGGAGATGATCTCCAGGAGATCGAAGGGAAGCTGACAAAGCGAGACGGCAGCATTTTCTGTGTTCGGATTGTGCCGGGTCTGCTCCCCGAGGGACGAATCACCTGCACCCTCATTGATATCAGCCGCCAGAAGGATGACGAACGCACGATGCGCGCCCTTGCAGACTTCACTGAACAGAACCCGGATCCCGTGCTCAGGATCGAACCCGGCGGCACGCTTCTCTCTGCGAACGATCCGGCCTTTTCTCTGAATGTCCTGTGGGATGACCGCGATGGGATGCACCTCTCTCCGACAGTCGTTGATGCCGCCAGGAAAGTGCTGAAGAGCGGTCGGCGGGCCGAGATCGAGATCTCGGGCGAGGGTCGGACCCATGTGCTCTCGATCGTCCCGGTGCCCGGCGAGTGCTATGCCAATGTCTATGGTCGGGAGGTCACGCGGCAGAAGGCGGCGGAAGAGGAGCTTCGCCGGAACGAGCGGCGGCTTGAGGTGCTCCAGACACTCAATACGATGTATGACGCTCCGGTCGGTGACATCACCGACTATGCCCTGAAGGCGGGTGTTGCCCTGACCGGGAGTGAGCAGGGGTATTTCGCTGTGCTCGACGAGAGCAAAGAGGTGATCACGATGCGGTCGTGGACCGACGGGGCGGCAGACGCCCGCAACGGTGTCCGGATACAGCAGAACCCCTCCCCGGTGGATGAGAACATCATGTACCGGGAGGTGATCAGACTCAGGAGGCCCGTTCTTGTCAATAATTTCCAGGAGCAGATGGATCTCAAGAATGCCCTTCCTCCCGGTCATCCGGCGGTCCACCGTTGCATGATAGTTCCTGTCATGGAGGGGCAGCGGATTGTGGCGGTCGCCGGGGTGATCAACAAGGGGGATGCATATGATGGGAGCGATGTCAGGCAGCTCTCGCTGCTGATGAGTGGACTGTGGGGGATCATCCGCGGAAAACAGTATTCAGACGACCTGAAACGTTCGGAAAATCTATATCGCGCCATTTTTTCGGCGACAGGGGCGGCGACGATGATCCTGGACGGCGAGGGGCGGATCACGCGTGCAAACTCACAGTTTCTGCCCCTCTTCGGCTACGATCCCGGTGACCTGATCGGTAAGAATGCATGGGATACGATCTTCAAGGGGCCGATCGCCGAAACGGCATGGCGATATCACCAGAAACGCCGTCAGGATCCCCGGGGCCCCCCGTCATTCTATGAGGGTCGGGTGCTCGATGGGCAGGGGATGGAACGGTATGCGCTGGTAGCAGTGGCGATGATCGTGGGCACCGATACAAGCGTCCTCTCTCTGGCAGATATCTCGTCGCTCAAGCAGACGGAGCGGGAGCTGAAAAAGCGGAACCGGGAACTCTCTATCCTCTCGGAGGTGGCGGAGATCACCTCGCCGATACGCCCTCTTCCTGAGACGCTCAACGCCGTTCTGGATGGGGTGCTCGATCTGACGGGATTTGAGTGCGGGGCGGTCTATCTGGTGAAGGGTGTGGGGGGGCCGGTGGTCAGGGTTGCCGAACACCAGCCCGCCGGCATGAGGCTTCCGCCCACGGATGCTGAGGCCTATCGGCCTGTGGATACACCATTGTATTCCGATGATCCTCCGGACGGGGTTCCGGCTTATGTCGCCGATAATTTCCTCTCATATGCATCTATCCCCCTCACTGCCGGATCCGAATGGCTTGGTGTGCTGGCCATCGCGTCCAGAGATGAGTATGCGTTTCCACCGGCCGAACGGCGGATGCTGGAGGCGATCGGGCAGACGGTGGGGCTTGCCGTCCAGCGGGCGACCTTGAGGGAGGGGCTGGAGCGGGCGAATGAGGAGGCGAACCTCTATCTCGACATCATCACCCACGACATCAACAATGCCAATGGCATTGCGATGGGCTACTGCAGCCTGCTCGTCAGAACCCTCTCTGGAAAGGAGAATACGATCGTGCGCAAGGTGCTCGGCGGCATCAGGCAGAGCATGGAGATCATCTCGAATGTCTCCACCTACCGCAACATGAGCACGCGGACCTCGAGCATCGAGCCCGTGCCCCTCGACCCGGTGATCCGGGCGCAGCTGACTCAGTTTTCAGAGGTGGACATCCGCTATGGCGGCACCGACGAGGTGGTGCTGGCGGATGACCTCCTCTCCGAGGTGTTCGTCAACCTGATCGGGAATGCCGTGAAGTTTGGCGGGCCTGATGTGACCGTCTGGATCGAGGTTGCACGGGAGGGTGATCTGGTGATCGTCCGTCTGACCGACAATGGACCGGGTATACCGGACGACCAGAAATCCGAAATTTTCAACAGGTTTGTCAGAAAATCCACGAGAGCGAGCGGGAAGGGGCTCGGGCTCTGGATCACGCGTATGCTCCTTGAGCGTTATGGGGGGGCCATCGTTGCCGATGACCGGGTGGCGGGCAGTCCTGAGGGGGGTGCGGCGATGGTGCTCACGTTCAGGCGGGTGCCGGAGATGAAAGAACCTTTATAATCCGGCACGGCGAACAGTATCTGGCACCTGCGATAGTAGTCTAGTGGTAGGACAGGGGCTTCCCAAGCCTCTAACTCGGGTTCGAATCCCGGCTATCGCATAAAGGAGAGCACGTGGGGAATCCATTACAAAAACGGGGCTTTTTCCTGCCTTCTTTTTCTCAATTTTTTGAGGGTCAAGATCAACATTTTGCCCGGGATTTGTCACCACTCCCTCCTT from Methanofollis fontis includes the following:
- a CDS encoding 30S ribosomal protein S15 gives rise to the protein MARMHARRRGKSGSVAPYRTESPEWCGMSADEVVKTVVDLRKKGKSSSEIGFILRDKYGVPDAKLVTGKKIGEILKENELEQDIPEDLRNLIAKALGMRKHLAENRNDIHNKRQLQLTESKVRRLVKYYRSNGRLEKSWTYKPETAEILLSR
- a CDS encoding GAF domain-containing protein, whose product is MTSERPLISGSDRQKAILLSVAAAGALAMTAWAAATGVTVVIGHLLYVPVILAVLWYRWRGMYVVIALAVIYSLIILVFYGFSTTFVEGILRMLVTVAISLILAVLSERVTALARDYPGIFQHGGVGFLIVDKERMTVTDINRTAAAMIGFHPEDVIGRIFSSLFADAQAGREVSEMLRQGDDLQEIEGKLTKRDGSIFCVRIVPGLLPEGRITCTLIDISRQKDDERTMRALADFTEQNPDPVLRIEPGGTLLSANDPAFSLNVLWDDRDGMHLSPTVVDAARKVLKSGRRAEIEISGEGRTHVLSIVPVPGECYANVYGREVTRQKAAEEELRRNERRLEVLQTLNTMYDAPVGDITDYALKAGVALTGSEQGYFAVLDESKEVITMRSWTDGAADARNGVRIQQNPSPVDENIMYREVIRLRRPVLVNNFQEQMDLKNALPPGHPAVHRCMIVPVMEGQRIVAVAGVINKGDAYDGSDVRQLSLLMSGLWGIIRGKQYSDDLKRSENLYRAIFSATGAATMILDGEGRITRANSQFLPLFGYDPGDLIGKNAWDTIFKGPIAETAWRYHQKRRQDPRGPPSFYEGRVLDGQGMERYALVAVAMIVGTDTSVLSLADISSLKQTERELKKRNRELSILSEVAEITSPIRPLPETLNAVLDGVLDLTGFECGAVYLVKGVGGPVVRVAEHQPAGMRLPPTDAEAYRPVDTPLYSDDPPDGVPAYVADNFLSYASIPLTAGSEWLGVLAIASRDEYAFPPAERRMLEAIGQTVGLAVQRATLREGLERANEEANLYLDIITHDINNANGIAMGYCSLLVRTLSGKENTIVRKVLGGIRQSMEIISNVSTYRNMSTRTSSIEPVPLDPVIRAQLTQFSEVDIRYGGTDEVVLADDLLSEVFVNLIGNAVKFGGPDVTVWIEVAREGDLVIVRLTDNGPGIPDDQKSEIFNRFVRKSTRASGKGLGLWITRMLLERYGGAIVADDRVAGSPEGGAAMVLTFRRVPEMKEPL